One stretch of Leadbetterella byssophila DSM 17132 DNA includes these proteins:
- a CDS encoding arginine deiminase family protein, producing MKIFVNSEVSTLEALLIHSPDSGLGKVVPSKAQDWLFEDIIHLDTMRKKEYDLYVQLLLHFLDPEVIKNYTPDPQRSFFKPNGPGYYKSDKVLDIERLLCEVLAIPEVRIPLVAAVSAIEECSYLEMEHFLKYSDRELSKILLTGMTEEGEMFFPPVPNLIFTRDIGVVVNDHILLTRPSKLARTRESLIAKYIFFNHPYFQEFRHNIIEIEEDEEHFLLPEDKTRRVDTLEGGDVMMVAPNHLLIGISERTTLEAARQAMDKLFQKKVVQKVSIIKIPNKRDFMHIDTVFTPIKRNVWVLLKAIVKPQRNNEEGWRDLQPTPMEEQVLIRTFENTDKGIVCREVENLEALLEDISKTDLACTEKVEFVYSGNDQFPYGEREQWTDSCNLLVLKEGVAIAYDRNDKTNAAFEAKGFKIVKAEDVLSQFQKGTLNPHEMENTIILLPSAELSRARGGSHCMSLPLRRARIFEK from the coding sequence TAGGCAAAGTAGTACCATCAAAAGCGCAAGACTGGCTATTTGAAGACATTATTCATCTAGACACCATGCGCAAGAAGGAATACGACCTTTATGTGCAATTGCTCCTGCACTTCTTAGATCCGGAAGTAATCAAAAATTACACACCTGATCCACAAAGAAGCTTTTTTAAACCAAACGGTCCCGGTTATTATAAATCCGACAAGGTATTAGACATTGAGAGACTACTTTGTGAGGTACTAGCTATTCCAGAAGTAAGAATTCCACTAGTTGCAGCTGTGTCTGCCATAGAAGAATGCTCTTATCTGGAGATGGAACATTTTCTAAAGTACTCTGACAGAGAACTATCCAAGATTCTATTGACCGGAATGACAGAAGAAGGTGAGATGTTCTTCCCTCCTGTCCCCAATCTGATTTTCACCAGAGATATTGGAGTGGTTGTGAATGATCATATTCTCTTAACCCGCCCCTCGAAATTAGCTAGAACCCGAGAGTCATTAATAGCAAAATATATCTTCTTTAACCATCCTTATTTTCAGGAATTTAGACACAATATCATAGAGATAGAAGAAGATGAAGAGCACTTCCTTTTACCGGAAGACAAAACCAGACGTGTAGACACACTGGAAGGAGGAGATGTCATGATGGTGGCTCCAAACCATTTGTTGATTGGAATTTCAGAAAGGACCACCCTGGAAGCTGCACGTCAAGCTATGGATAAATTGTTCCAAAAGAAGGTTGTCCAAAAGGTGAGTATCATTAAGATTCCAAACAAAAGGGACTTCATGCATATTGACACGGTCTTCACTCCTATCAAGAGAAATGTCTGGGTACTGTTAAAAGCTATAGTAAAACCTCAAAGGAATAATGAAGAGGGCTGGAGGGATTTACAGCCCACCCCCATGGAGGAGCAAGTACTGATCCGAACTTTTGAAAACACAGATAAAGGGATAGTTTGCAGAGAAGTAGAAAACTTAGAAGCCCTGCTGGAAGATATTTCTAAAACGGATTTAGCCTGCACGGAAAAAGTAGAATTTGTGTATTCAGGAAATGACCAATTCCCCTATGGAGAGAGGGAACAATGGACAGATTCCTGTAACCTCCTGGTCTTAAAAGAAGGTGTAGCCATAGCCTACGACAGAAACGATAAGACCAATGCAGCTTTTGAAGCCAAAGGTTTTAAAATAGTAAAAGCAGAAGATGTCTTAAGTCAATTCCAAAAAGGCACACTTAATCCGCATGAAATGGAGAATACCATTATTCTGCTACCTTCAGCAGAATTGTCTCGAGCGCGGGGAGGTTCACATTGTATGAGCTTACCCTTACGCAGAGCTAGGATTTTTGAAAAATAA